The following coding sequences are from one Paenibacillus sp. FSL R5-0912 window:
- a CDS encoding HD family phosphohydrolase — MASKQPSKLSGFVYSSSGWKYSAVSRYALFLLLGLVFYFSLSSDLLPKKYDIKEGTRSAKEITAPKQILDTNAKLKAQEEAAENVANRYAIIPMRAENLVTLLLDRIDRLNQDDTISQSDKTEIYREEIPRRANDFILNFVAASSKAGTYSEHLLTEMQSVIKDQTYVIPEETYIKIPRLTSQDIIEMKPVARDIVTKLMNDQITDAQTARAKVAEQVSVSSLSQRTAREVVQELVRLVITANKFYDEDATKEAKVQARQNTPDVFIEQGDVLVAKNQEITPELYALLDENGLLSKEVNYWPQFGLLLLSVLLSFGLMTFIRYNGGTSGFKYNNSQLLMLVLVFIITILTMKLAAFLQTDVRSYIGYLAPVAIGAMLITMLLDMTLAYFCSILFSVLASIILNVQQNTLFDFTFGFFALIVCYVAIFATHRAGQRSTLLKGGIMVSLFGTLTVAILTMLGGGVWNETQTLYALGFSFASGLLTAVLVIGLMPFFEATFGILSALKLVELSNPNHPLLRKLLTETPGTYHHSVMVGNLSEAAAEAIGADGLLCRVGSYYHDIGKTKRPFYFIENQNNMENPHDSIEPKLSKSIIVAHARDGVEMQKEYKLPKPIRDIAEQHHGTTFLHYFYHKALKIAEEKGVEPDFTEEDFRYPGPKAQSKESAVVGIADSVEAAVRSLRKPTVVQVETMIEKIIKSRLDDHQFDECDLTIKELDIIARTLKETVMGIFHSRIEYPEDVRKPKKEEGAIKNEPERRLEQ; from the coding sequence ATGGCCTCAAAGCAACCATCGAAATTAAGCGGATTTGTATATAGCTCCAGCGGATGGAAGTATAGCGCGGTTTCGCGCTATGCTCTTTTCCTGTTATTGGGGCTTGTTTTCTACTTCAGCCTGTCTTCTGATCTGCTGCCCAAAAAGTATGATATCAAAGAGGGAACACGCAGTGCCAAGGAAATCACAGCACCCAAGCAAATCCTGGACACCAATGCCAAGCTGAAAGCCCAGGAAGAAGCGGCTGAGAACGTAGCCAACCGGTATGCAATTATTCCTATGCGGGCTGAGAATCTCGTAACCCTGCTGCTCGACCGGATCGACCGGCTGAATCAGGATGATACGATATCCCAAAGCGATAAGACGGAGATATACCGCGAGGAGATTCCACGGCGTGCCAATGATTTTATACTTAATTTTGTTGCTGCCAGCAGTAAAGCGGGAACGTATTCAGAGCATTTGCTGACTGAAATGCAGTCGGTCATCAAGGATCAGACGTATGTGATTCCGGAAGAGACGTATATTAAGATTCCGCGGCTGACCTCTCAGGATATCATTGAAATGAAGCCGGTTGCCCGGGATATTGTCACCAAGCTGATGAATGATCAGATAACCGATGCCCAGACCGCCCGCGCCAAGGTGGCTGAGCAGGTCAGCGTCAGTTCGCTGAGCCAGCGGACCGCCCGTGAGGTGGTGCAGGAGCTGGTGCGGCTGGTCATTACCGCCAACAAATTCTATGACGAGGATGCGACCAAAGAAGCGAAGGTGCAGGCCCGCCAGAATACACCGGATGTGTTCATTGAGCAGGGGGACGTGCTGGTTGCCAAGAATCAGGAGATTACTCCAGAGCTGTATGCTCTTCTGGACGAGAATGGTCTCTTGAGCAAGGAAGTCAACTACTGGCCGCAATTTGGACTGCTGCTGCTCTCAGTGCTGCTGTCCTTCGGGCTGATGACATTCATCCGCTATAATGGCGGTACCTCGGGATTCAAGTATAATAACTCCCAGCTGCTTATGCTGGTGCTGGTATTTATAATTACCATACTTACAATGAAGTTGGCGGCGTTCCTGCAGACGGATGTCCGTTCATATATCGGTTATCTGGCCCCGGTAGCTATAGGTGCGATGCTGATCACCATGCTCCTGGATATGACTTTGGCCTATTTCTGTTCTATTTTATTCAGTGTTCTTGCCAGTATTATTCTGAATGTGCAGCAGAATACCCTATTTGATTTCACCTTCGGGTTCTTTGCACTGATCGTATGCTATGTTGCTATATTCGCCACCCACCGTGCTGGTCAGCGCTCTACGCTCCTCAAAGGCGGAATTATGGTTTCCCTGTTTGGCACTCTCACGGTAGCTATACTGACCATGCTGGGAGGGGGAGTCTGGAATGAGACCCAGACGTTGTACGCTCTTGGCTTCTCGTTTGCAAGCGGTCTGCTGACCGCTGTATTGGTCATTGGGCTGATGCCTTTCTTCGAGGCTACCTTCGGCATCCTGTCTGCGCTGAAGCTCGTCGAGTTATCTAACCCGAACCATCCGCTGCTGCGCAAGCTGCTTACGGAGACACCGGGAACATACCATCACAGTGTTATGGTCGGGAATCTGTCTGAGGCTGCGGCTGAAGCGATCGGGGCGGACGGCCTGCTGTGCCGGGTGGGTTCGTATTATCATGATATCGGCAAGACAAAACGGCCGTTCTATTTCATTGAGAACCAGAACAATATGGAGAACCCTCATGATTCGATTGAGCCGAAGCTGAGCAAATCCATCATTGTGGCCCACGCCCGAGACGGGGTGGAGATGCAGAAGGAGTACAAGCTGCCGAAGCCGATCCGGGATATCGCGGAGCAGCATCACGGTACGACATTCCTGCATTATTTTTATCATAAAGCACTGAAGATTGCGGAGGAGAAGGGTGTAGAGCCTGACTTCACGGAGGAGGATTTCCGTTATCCGGGGCCGAAGGCACAGTCGAAGGAATCTGCAGTGGTCGGTATCGCCGACAGTGTGGAGGCCGCGGTCCGCTCCCTCCGCAAGCCTACCGTTGTGCAGGTAGAAACGATGATCGAGAAGATTATCAAAAGCCGGCTGGATGACCATCAGTTCGATGAATGCGACCTGACCATCAAAGAGCTGGACATTATTGCACGGACACTTAAAGAGACTGTAATGGGTATTTTCCATTCCCGGATTGAGTATCCCGAGGATGTGCGCAAGCCCAAAAAAGAGGAAGGGGCCATCAAAAATGAGCCTGAGCGTCGTTTGGAGCAATGA
- a CDS encoding cytidine deaminase: MDSALLLQEAIKARANAYIPYSRFGVGAALLDQDGNVHHGCNIENAAYGPTNCGERTAMFRAIADGHKPGTFRAIAVVADTDGPVSPCGVCRQVMVELCGPDMPVILGNLKGDIVETTVRDLLPGAFGPADLEQGQAPE; encoded by the coding sequence ATGGATTCAGCCCTACTTCTTCAGGAAGCGATCAAGGCAAGAGCCAATGCATATATACCTTATTCCCGTTTCGGGGTCGGCGCTGCACTGCTGGACCAGGACGGGAATGTTCACCACGGCTGTAATATTGAGAATGCTGCCTACGGCCCGACCAATTGCGGGGAACGGACTGCTATGTTCCGCGCGATTGCCGACGGGCATAAGCCGGGTACCTTCCGGGCTATCGCTGTAGTCGCGGATACGGACGGGCCTGTATCGCCTTGCGGCGTCTGCCGCCAGGTAATGGTTGAGCTGTGCGGCCCTGATATGCCGGTCATTCTCGGCAACCTGAAGGGCGACATCGTGGAGACTACCGTGCGTGACCTGCTGCCCGGCGCTTTCGGTCCCGCGGACCTGGAGCAGGGCCAGGCTCCGGAGTAG
- the dnaG gene encoding DNA primase: MKVANVASGHGNIPEEVIESVLARHDIVDTVGKVVHLSKQGKYLWGLCPFHSEKSPSFTVTPDRGVFHCFGCGMGGNAIKFRMEIEGLSFPEAVRIMAEESDIPVPEGRGGALAPPDPERDRLIQAYDLSAKYYHYLLKNTEYGTAAMDYLRTRGFSDKMIDQFQIGYAPDRWDTLLQFLEKRSFDLAEMEKGGLLSARGEGKGYLDRFRGRVIFPIANRMGKTIAFAGRIFGEGQPKYLNSPESRLFNKSRILYNLHQAKASIRKTRQIVLFEGYGDVISAWDAGVHNGVATMGTSLTEGHVALMKSLGDEIVLSYDGDKAGQAAALKAIPLLEESGLRVKVALLPSGLDPDEFINRHGGDRFREQVIDSAVSSIKFKLIYLKKNHILLEEDGKIAYVKEALEIIAGLHSSTEREVYLREIASELELSYDSLKQDCNLLRASMQKNIPEGDNNDKRWNNGRHKKGQVQTPTLLPAYHVAERRLLSLMIQDPEAAAYVGERLGEEFNIDDHAAIAAYLYAYYAQGKPPGISRFLSSLQDDRLEKTATAISMMDTPPDWNTQVLDDCIREVQKYPLQRKIEPKREEMIQAEKSGDFLRAAQIASEILALERQ; the protein is encoded by the coding sequence ATGAAGGTGGCTAATGTGGCTAGCGGACACGGTAATATTCCGGAAGAGGTTATCGAAAGCGTGCTGGCGCGGCATGATATTGTCGATACAGTCGGTAAGGTTGTCCATTTGTCCAAGCAGGGGAAATATTTATGGGGCCTCTGCCCGTTCCATTCGGAGAAATCCCCTTCCTTCACCGTCACCCCTGACCGGGGAGTATTTCATTGCTTTGGCTGCGGTATGGGTGGAAATGCCATCAAGTTCAGGATGGAGATCGAAGGATTATCCTTTCCCGAAGCAGTCAGAATAATGGCGGAAGAAAGTGATATACCCGTGCCCGAGGGCAGAGGTGGAGCGCTCGCTCCACCCGATCCAGAGCGGGATCGGCTGATTCAGGCGTATGATTTATCGGCGAAGTATTATCATTATCTGCTGAAGAACACGGAATACGGCACAGCCGCCATGGATTATTTAAGAACCCGGGGGTTCAGCGATAAAATGATTGACCAGTTTCAAATTGGCTATGCGCCGGACCGTTGGGATACACTGCTGCAGTTTCTGGAGAAACGGAGCTTTGATCTCGCCGAAATGGAGAAGGGCGGACTGCTGTCTGCCCGGGGGGAAGGCAAGGGTTATCTGGACCGTTTCCGCGGCCGGGTCATTTTTCCGATTGCTAACCGCATGGGCAAGACCATCGCCTTTGCCGGAAGAATATTCGGTGAAGGGCAGCCGAAATATCTGAATTCCCCAGAGAGCCGGTTATTCAACAAAAGCCGGATCCTGTACAATTTGCACCAGGCCAAAGCATCCATCCGCAAAACGCGGCAAATCGTCCTGTTCGAGGGATACGGTGATGTCATTTCGGCTTGGGATGCAGGTGTGCATAACGGGGTGGCAACCATGGGTACATCGCTCACCGAGGGCCATGTGGCGCTGATGAAAAGCCTGGGGGATGAGATAGTTCTCTCCTATGACGGAGATAAGGCGGGACAAGCTGCCGCACTCAAGGCCATTCCGCTGCTCGAAGAAAGCGGGCTGAGAGTTAAGGTTGCGCTGCTCCCGAGCGGCCTGGACCCCGATGAATTCATCAACCGGCATGGCGGGGACAGATTCAGGGAGCAGGTGATTGACTCCGCCGTATCCTCCATAAAATTTAAGCTTATATATCTGAAAAAAAACCATATACTCCTAGAGGAAGACGGCAAAATTGCCTATGTCAAGGAGGCTCTGGAGATTATTGCCGGACTCCATTCTTCGACGGAGCGTGAGGTATATCTGAGGGAAATCGCCTCCGAGCTGGAGCTGTCCTATGACAGCTTGAAGCAGGATTGCAATTTACTTCGGGCGTCCATGCAAAAAAACATTCCCGAAGGGGATAATAACGACAAAAGGTGGAATAATGGTAGGCATAAAAAAGGGCAGGTGCAGACACCTACGCTGCTGCCTGCTTACCATGTTGCGGAACGGCGCCTTTTATCACTGATGATTCAAGATCCGGAGGCGGCGGCCTATGTGGGCGAACGCCTCGGGGAAGAGTTCAATATTGATGATCATGCGGCAATTGCTGCTTATCTATATGCCTATTATGCGCAAGGCAAACCACCCGGCATCAGCCGGTTTCTATCATCGCTTCAGGATGACCGTCTGGAGAAGACTGCTACGGCGATCTCCATGATGGATACCCCTCCGGACTGGAATACCCAGGTTCTGGACGATTGCATTCGTGAAGTGCAGAAGTATCCTCTGCAGCGCAAAATCGAACCCAAGCGTGAAGAGATGATTCAGGCGGAAAAATCCGGTGACTTTTTGCGTGCAGCACAAATAGCAAGTGAAATTTTAGCCCTAGAGAGACAATGA
- the recO gene encoding DNA repair protein RecO, whose product MLYRVEGIVIRSMDYGEGNAIVTLCTENAGKVGVLVRGAKKVKSRHAALIQLFTTGEFVFFRNNGGLGTLNAGEITKSHHPLREDLVKAAYASYACELLDRVLHDEETGSFWFRQLNACLNALEEDKEPGIIINVFEMKVLQAAGYGPQLDTCVVCDMDKPDEELRISPRLGGVICRSCRHNDPPAMEISPRALKLLRLFALLDLTRLGNVDVKPETRAELKAIMRAFMDMQLGLRLKSQSFLDQLDKYNI is encoded by the coding sequence ATGCTATACAGGGTGGAAGGGATCGTCATCCGCAGCATGGACTACGGCGAAGGGAACGCAATTGTTACGCTTTGCACCGAGAACGCCGGTAAAGTAGGGGTTCTGGTACGGGGCGCCAAGAAGGTGAAAAGCCGCCATGCTGCCCTGATCCAGTTGTTCACAACAGGAGAGTTTGTGTTTTTCCGCAACAACGGCGGACTGGGAACACTGAATGCCGGGGAGATTACGAAGTCCCATCATCCGCTGCGTGAGGATCTTGTCAAAGCGGCGTATGCATCCTATGCCTGCGAGCTGCTTGACCGGGTACTGCATGATGAAGAAACGGGAAGCTTTTGGTTCCGTCAACTAAATGCCTGCCTGAATGCACTTGAAGAAGACAAAGAGCCCGGCATCATCATAAATGTTTTTGAAATGAAAGTGCTGCAGGCGGCAGGCTATGGCCCGCAGCTTGATACCTGTGTAGTCTGCGATATGGACAAGCCGGATGAGGAGCTTAGAATCAGTCCGCGTCTTGGCGGTGTAATCTGCCGCAGCTGCCGGCATAATGATCCTCCCGCGATGGAGATTTCTCCGCGTGCACTGAAGCTGCTGCGTCTATTCGCGCTACTTGATCTGACCAGACTTGGCAATGTGGATGTGAAGCCAGAGACACGCGCAGAGCTCAAGGCCATTATGCGGGCATTTATGGATATGCAGTTGGGGCTCCGGCTGAAATCGCAGAGTTTCCTCGATCAGCTTGATAAATACAATATTTGA
- the ybeY gene encoding rRNA maturation RNase YbeY, with product MSLSVVWSNEQEEHEINSDLIALLEIILQKAGEAEGIDEGEVDLTFVNNERIHELNLEYRGIDRPTDVLSFAMNETGEDEPEIIYAVPDGEGEELEEVPNVLGDIIISVTRAQEQALEYGHSLERELGFLFVHGFLHLLGYDHQDPESEAEMMSKQENVLAQVGLTR from the coding sequence ATGAGCCTGAGCGTCGTTTGGAGCAATGAACAGGAAGAGCATGAGATTAACAGCGATCTGATCGCCCTGCTGGAGATTATTCTGCAGAAAGCGGGTGAAGCTGAAGGGATCGATGAGGGGGAAGTGGATCTTACCTTCGTTAATAACGAACGCATCCATGAGCTGAATCTGGAGTACCGGGGAATCGACCGTCCAACGGACGTGCTGTCCTTCGCGATGAATGAGACCGGAGAAGATGAGCCGGAAATTATATATGCTGTGCCCGATGGTGAGGGGGAGGAACTGGAGGAAGTACCTAACGTGCTCGGAGATATTATAATCTCCGTAACGCGTGCGCAAGAGCAGGCGCTGGAGTACGGTCATTCGCTGGAGCGCGAGCTGGGCTTCCTGTTCGTTCACGGATTCCTGCATTTGCTGGGATATGACCATCAGGATCCGGAATCTGAGGCCGAGATGATGTCTAAGCAGGAGAATGTTCTGGCTCAGGTCGGGTTGACACGCTAA
- a CDS encoding YqzL family protein codes for MRNFSWKYFAMTGDVDAYLLYREAGDSPESSGPLPAEEEMVTDEEAQ; via the coding sequence ATGCGGAACTTTTCGTGGAAGTATTTTGCAATGACTGGAGATGTCGATGCTTATTTGCTGTACAGAGAAGCTGGGGATTCGCCGGAGAGCAGCGGACCGCTGCCGGCGGAGGAAGAGATGGTCACTGATGAAGAAGCACAATAA
- the glyQ gene encoding glycine--tRNA ligase subunit alpha has protein sequence MNFQQMILTLQQFWAAQNCILVQPYDTEKGAGTMNPMTFLRSLGPEPWKVAYVEPSRRPSDGRYGENPNRLYQHHQFQVIIKPSPDNIQELYLDSLKALGVDPLLHDVRFVEDNWENPSLGCAGLGWEVWLDGMEITQFTYFQQVGGIEASPVAVEITYGMERLASYIQDKENVFDLEWVDGMTYGDVFHQPEVEHSTYTFEVSDVKMLFTLFNTYEEEARRAMDNHLVFPAYDYVLKCSHTFNLLDARGAISVTERTGFITRVRNLARTVAATYLEEREKLGFPLLKKEGADLV, from the coding sequence ATGAACTTTCAGCAGATGATTCTGACCCTGCAGCAGTTCTGGGCAGCCCAGAACTGTATTCTCGTCCAACCGTACGATACGGAAAAAGGGGCGGGCACGATGAATCCCATGACCTTTTTGCGGTCACTCGGTCCGGAGCCCTGGAAGGTCGCTTATGTCGAGCCTTCACGCCGTCCGTCAGACGGCCGTTACGGGGAGAACCCGAACCGCTTGTACCAGCATCACCAGTTCCAGGTCATCATCAAGCCGTCCCCGGACAATATTCAGGAGCTGTATCTGGATAGCTTGAAGGCACTGGGCGTAGATCCCCTGCTGCATGACGTGCGGTTTGTCGAAGACAACTGGGAGAATCCTTCTCTGGGCTGTGCGGGCCTCGGCTGGGAAGTGTGGCTGGACGGAATGGAAATCACGCAATTTACCTACTTCCAGCAGGTAGGCGGAATTGAAGCCAGCCCGGTAGCGGTTGAGATTACTTACGGTATGGAGCGTCTTGCCTCCTACATTCAGGATAAGGAAAATGTATTCGACCTGGAATGGGTAGACGGAATGACTTACGGTGATGTGTTCCATCAGCCGGAGGTGGAGCATTCCACGTATACTTTTGAAGTTTCGGATGTCAAAATGCTGTTCACCCTGTTCAACACCTACGAAGAGGAAGCGCGCAGAGCGATGGACAACCATTTGGTTTTCCCCGCCTATGACTATGTGCTGAAATGCTCGCATACCTTCAACCTTCTGGATGCGCGCGGAGCGATCAGTGTAACCGAACGTACGGGTTTCATCACAAGAGTGCGCAATCTTGCCCGCACCGTAGCGGCAACATATCTGGAGGAACGCGAGAAGCTCGGCTTCCCGCTGCTGAAGAAAGAAGGTGCTGACCTTGTCTAA
- the glyS gene encoding glycine--tRNA ligase subunit beta, translating into MSKDILFEIGLEEIPARFIRAAMEQLKDRTAKWLEASRISHNGVTAYATPRRLAVLVKDAAERQEDVSEEVKGPSRKIAVDASGEWSKAALGFARSQGVAPEQFTFKELAGVEYIYVTKSSTGIETASLLSEGLTGIVSAMTFPKNMRWGAYDFKFVRPIRWMVALFGQEIIDLTITGVKAGNVSRGHRFLGEEAMIAEPAGYVEALRSQHVLVDVKEREELILSGINKLAEENSWKIAIKEDLLEEVLFLVETPTVLFGTFDPAFLNIPQDVLITSMREHQRYFPVFGEGGKLLPFFVTVRNGNAVSLDVIAKGNEKVLRARLQDAKFFYEEDQKLQINDALAKLENIVYHEELGSVGDKVRRIRAIADRLAVKLALPASAAAEVSRTADICKFDLVTQMVGEFPELQGTMGEDYARKAGEADNVSKGIFEHYQPRFAGDAVPSTEAGLVVSLADKIDTIVGCFSIGIIPTGSQDPYALRRQAAGIVQMVLEHQLSLSLQEIFAAALEVHESLRSEKHFTPELRINLYEFFGLRVKRLLSDNNVRYDVVDAATAAGFDDIVDVVGRSLALMNAVTDVADFKITVDSLTRVSNLAAKAAEGTVIAPSLLKEEAEQKLYQTWQSIHDPYREALAALHAAEALQILSGLKDAVTGFFDSVMVMAEDEAVRANRLALLSAINVDSRLFADFGKLVW; encoded by the coding sequence TTGTCTAAAGACATTTTGTTCGAGATCGGTCTCGAGGAAATACCGGCCCGCTTCATCCGCGCCGCCATGGAACAGTTGAAGGATAGAACAGCCAAGTGGCTCGAAGCCTCGCGGATTAGCCACAATGGCGTTACCGCATATGCAACACCGCGCCGTCTTGCTGTACTGGTGAAGGATGCTGCTGAGCGGCAGGAAGATGTGAGTGAAGAAGTCAAAGGCCCGTCCCGCAAAATCGCAGTGGACGCAAGCGGTGAGTGGAGCAAGGCGGCACTTGGTTTTGCCCGCAGCCAAGGCGTAGCACCGGAGCAATTTACGTTCAAGGAACTGGCCGGCGTAGAATATATCTATGTAACCAAGAGCAGTACCGGAATCGAAACGGCCTCCCTGCTCTCTGAAGGGCTAACAGGTATTGTCAGTGCAATGACTTTCCCGAAAAATATGCGCTGGGGTGCTTATGATTTCAAATTTGTCCGTCCGATCCGCTGGATGGTCGCGCTCTTCGGCCAGGAGATTATTGACCTTACGATTACCGGAGTCAAAGCCGGCAACGTGAGCCGCGGCCACCGTTTCCTGGGCGAGGAAGCTATGATTGCTGAGCCTGCCGGGTACGTGGAAGCTCTGCGCAGCCAGCATGTGCTGGTAGATGTGAAGGAACGCGAAGAGCTGATTCTGAGCGGAATCAATAAGCTCGCAGAAGAGAACAGCTGGAAGATTGCGATCAAGGAAGATCTGCTCGAAGAGGTATTGTTCCTGGTAGAAACACCGACCGTCCTGTTCGGAACATTCGACCCAGCTTTCCTGAATATTCCACAGGATGTACTGATCACTTCCATGCGCGAGCATCAGCGTTACTTCCCGGTGTTCGGGGAGGGCGGCAAGCTTCTTCCGTTCTTCGTAACTGTCCGTAACGGGAATGCCGTATCGCTGGATGTAATCGCCAAGGGTAACGAGAAGGTGCTGCGTGCCCGGCTTCAGGATGCCAAGTTCTTTTATGAAGAGGATCAGAAGCTGCAGATTAACGATGCGCTGGCCAAGCTCGAGAATATCGTGTATCACGAAGAACTGGGCAGCGTAGGGGATAAAGTACGCCGTATCCGCGCGATTGCCGACCGCCTGGCAGTGAAGCTTGCGCTGCCGGCAAGTGCTGCCGCTGAAGTCAGCCGGACAGCGGATATCTGCAAATTCGACCTGGTAACGCAAATGGTGGGTGAATTCCCTGAGCTGCAAGGTACAATGGGTGAAGATTATGCCCGCAAGGCCGGTGAAGCTGATAATGTATCTAAAGGGATCTTCGAGCACTATCAGCCGCGTTTTGCAGGGGATGCCGTTCCTTCAACGGAGGCAGGTCTGGTAGTCAGCCTTGCCGATAAAATCGATACAATTGTAGGCTGTTTCTCGATCGGGATCATCCCGACCGGTTCCCAGGACCCTTATGCGCTGCGCCGGCAGGCGGCAGGAATTGTACAGATGGTGCTGGAGCATCAGCTCAGCCTCAGTTTGCAGGAAATTTTTGCTGCAGCGCTGGAAGTTCATGAAAGTTTACGTTCAGAGAAACATTTCACCCCTGAGCTGCGTATAAACCTTTACGAGTTCTTTGGTCTGCGCGTCAAACGCCTATTATCCGACAACAATGTCCGCTATGATGTTGTGGATGCAGCTACTGCTGCCGGTTTCGATGATATCGTTGATGTGGTAGGCAGAAGTCTTGCGCTTATGAATGCAGTAACAGACGTAGCTGATTTCAAAATCACTGTGGATTCCCTGACCCGCGTCAGCAATCTGGCGGCCAAAGCAGCCGAGGGAACGGTAATCGCCCCTTCTCTGCTCAAAGAAGAAGCCGAACAGAAGCTGTATCAGACTTGGCAGAGTATTCATGATCCTTACCGCGAAGCTCTGGCTGCCTTGCATGCCGCAGAAGCACTGCAGATTCTGTCGGGGCTGAAGGATGCCGTTACCGGATTCTTCGATTCCGTTATGGTTATGGCTGAAGACGAGGCGGTTCGCGCTAACCGTCTGGCACTCTTGTCTGCGATTAACGTAGATTCCAGATTATTTGCCGATTTCGGCAAGCTGGTGTGGTAA
- a CDS encoding YaiI/YqxD family protein encodes MVRSQERKIVVDGDACPVKQEINTVARSFGIPVLMVSSYDHVLKAEEGVTVVQVDRGADSADLYIANHISAGDVVITQDYGLAALALGKRCRVLSNRGQEYEDSKMDFMLEGRHARAVERRRGHYSKGPKAITAEEKIYFQHKLTKLLTFLQENVQL; translated from the coding sequence ATGGTAAGGTCCCAGGAAAGAAAGATCGTCGTTGATGGGGATGCTTGTCCGGTCAAACAGGAGATTAATACCGTGGCCCGCAGCTTTGGCATACCGGTGCTGATGGTTTCTTCTTACGACCATGTGCTCAAAGCTGAAGAAGGTGTCACGGTTGTCCAGGTGGACCGCGGAGCTGACAGTGCCGATTTGTATATCGCCAATCATATTTCTGCGGGAGATGTCGTAATTACGCAGGATTATGGACTTGCGGCGCTGGCGCTGGGCAAACGCTGCAGGGTGCTCTCGAACCGGGGGCAGGAGTATGAGGATTCCAAAATGGATTTTATGCTGGAGGGCAGGCATGCCCGGGCGGTAGAGCGCAGGCGCGGCCACTATTCCAAGGGTCCAAAAGCGATTACCGCAGAGGAAAAAATTTATTTTCAACATAAACTGACAAAACTTTTAACTTTTTTGCAGGAGAATGTACAGCTATAG
- the era gene encoding GTPase Era — MKFKSGFVAIIGRPNVGKSTLMNQVIGQKIAIMSDKPQTTRNKIHGVYTANNSQIVFLDTPGIHKRQSKLGDYMNQTAMSTLHEVEAVLFLVDASEGMGGGDRYIAEQLNSIKTPVILVMNKIDKIEPEALLPMITEYNKLHEFAEIVPISAKMGSNVNTLLEQVQKYLPEGPQYYPDDQITDHPEQFVCAELIREKILHLTREEVPHSIAVAIEDMSVEPNGVVHISAVIFVERDSQKGIIIGKQGALLKEVGRRARTDIENLLGSKIFLELWVKVKKDWRNQDRVLRDLGFHKDQ, encoded by the coding sequence ATGAAATTCAAATCAGGGTTTGTCGCCATTATCGGCAGACCGAACGTAGGCAAATCGACACTGATGAACCAGGTGATTGGCCAAAAGATCGCCATTATGTCGGACAAGCCGCAGACCACCAGAAACAAAATTCACGGGGTATATACCGCTAATAATTCACAGATCGTATTCCTGGACACACCGGGCATCCATAAAAGACAGTCGAAGCTGGGCGATTACATGAACCAGACGGCGATGAGCACCCTGCATGAAGTGGAGGCTGTGTTGTTCCTGGTGGATGCTTCTGAGGGCATGGGCGGCGGTGACCGTTATATCGCGGAACAGCTGAACTCCATCAAGACACCGGTCATTCTCGTGATGAACAAGATTGACAAGATCGAGCCGGAAGCGCTGCTTCCGATGATTACCGAATACAACAAGCTGCATGAGTTCGCCGAGATCGTGCCGATTTCTGCCAAAATGGGCAGCAATGTCAATACGCTGCTGGAGCAGGTGCAGAAGTATCTGCCGGAAGGCCCGCAGTATTATCCGGACGACCAGATTACCGATCACCCGGAGCAGTTCGTCTGTGCGGAGCTGATCCGCGAGAAGATTCTGCATCTGACCCGCGAAGAGGTGCCGCATTCCATTGCGGTGGCGATTGAGGACATGAGCGTTGAACCGAATGGCGTAGTGCATATTTCAGCGGTTATTTTTGTGGAGCGCGATTCCCAGAAGGGGATCATTATCGGCAAGCAGGGTGCCCTGCTGAAGGAAGTCGGACGGCGTGCGCGGACGGATATTGAGAACCTGCTGGGTTCGAAGATTTTCCTGGAACTATGGGTAAAAGTGAAAAAAGACTGGCGCAATCAGGACCGCGTACTGCGGGATTTGGGCTTCCATAAAGACCAATAA
- a CDS encoding diacylglycerol kinase family protein, with protein MVKNTAVGHKKFWHSFRFAAHGIAAAFRSELNMKVHSGLAVIVLAAAAAFRLPVSSWMLLLLAITLVLTAELLNTAIEATIDLVSPEIHPLAKKAKDTAAGAVLLTAVFAVITGIYVFYHPVMDWITSLMS; from the coding sequence ATGGTCAAGAACACGGCGGTCGGCCACAAAAAATTCTGGCATTCCTTTCGCTTTGCGGCTCATGGCATTGCTGCGGCTTTCCGGTCGGAGCTGAATATGAAGGTGCACAGCGGCCTTGCTGTTATAGTGCTGGCCGCCGCCGCTGCATTCAGGCTCCCTGTGTCAAGCTGGATGCTGCTGCTTCTGGCGATTACGCTGGTGCTGACCGCCGAGCTGCTGAATACGGCGATTGAAGCGACGATTGATCTGGTGTCGCCGGAGATTCATCCCTTGGCCAAGAAGGCCAAAGATACCGCCGCAGGAGCTGTACTGCTTACGGCGGTGTTTGCTGTTATTACGGGAATCTATGTTTTTTATCATCCCGTGATGGACTGGATCACAAGTCTTATGTCATAA